A genomic stretch from Candidatus Eisenbacteria bacterium includes:
- the crcB gene encoding fluoride efflux transporter CrcB: MRSALLVALGGALGSVLRWLVGGWVQSLTPSSTFPWGTFAVNAIGSFAIGALLGLALERALVPPAMRLLLVTGLLGGFTTFSSFSYETLQLARDGQWPAAVGYSLGSLVLGVAAAFVGWALVTRV; this comes from the coding sequence GTGAGATCGGCCCTGCTCGTCGCCCTCGGGGGCGCACTGGGCAGCGTGCTGCGTTGGCTCGTCGGCGGCTGGGTGCAGTCCCTGACGCCGAGCTCGACGTTTCCGTGGGGCACCTTCGCCGTCAACGCGATCGGTTCGTTCGCCATCGGCGCGCTGCTCGGCCTGGCGCTCGAGCGGGCGCTGGTCCCGCCCGCGATGCGGCTGCTGCTGGTGACGGGGCTGCTCGGCGGATTCACGACGTTCTCGTCGTTCTCGTACGAGACGCTGCAACTTGCCCGGGACGGGCAGTGGCCGGCCGCGGTCGGCTATTCGCTCGGCTCGCTCGTCCTCGGCGTGGCGGCGGCGTTCGTGGGCTGGGCGCTGGTCACGCGCGTTTAG
- a CDS encoding 2-oxo acid dehydrogenase subunit E2, whose amino-acid sequence MAYDVKLPDIGEGVAEGEIVRWLVKAGEAVREDQPLVEVMTDKATVEIPSPRTGTIEAIHVEEGAMVPVGTVIVSIALAAGEARPAPATAAAPSHAAPPAQAAAGAAAPPVAARVEATPAVRALAKELGVALESVRGTGPGGRITADDVKSARSPASAAASPPPRGPESRQPLRGLRRRIAEHMRHSVSTAAQFTFVAECDFTEIVRHRASVRAKAEAAGVRLTYLAYVFRALPQVLREFPLLNATLDEERQEIVTKGYWHLGLATNTDEGLTVPILHDADRFGLFALAREIERLSAAAREHRLKLEELHGGTFTVTSTGAKGGVLATPILHLPQVAILGVHAITRRPAVVDEQIVIRDLGNLSLSMDHRVVDGAVGADFLYALTDRLQAPAAWLNEGDLR is encoded by the coding sequence ATGGCCTACGACGTGAAGCTGCCGGACATCGGCGAAGGGGTTGCCGAAGGCGAGATCGTGCGCTGGCTGGTCAAGGCGGGCGAAGCGGTGCGCGAGGATCAGCCGCTGGTCGAGGTGATGACCGACAAGGCCACCGTCGAAATCCCCTCGCCACGCACCGGCACGATCGAGGCGATCCACGTCGAGGAAGGCGCGATGGTTCCGGTCGGCACGGTGATCGTCTCGATCGCGCTCGCGGCGGGAGAGGCCCGCCCGGCCCCGGCGACGGCCGCGGCGCCATCCCACGCCGCTCCCCCGGCCCAGGCCGCCGCCGGAGCCGCGGCGCCCCCGGTCGCCGCCCGCGTCGAAGCGACTCCCGCAGTGCGCGCGCTCGCGAAGGAACTGGGGGTGGCGCTCGAGTCGGTGCGCGGCACCGGCCCCGGCGGGCGGATCACCGCCGACGACGTGAAGTCGGCGCGCTCGCCGGCCAGCGCCGCGGCCTCGCCCCCTCCCAGGGGCCCCGAGTCGCGCCAGCCGCTGCGCGGCCTGCGCCGCAGGATCGCCGAGCACATGCGCCACTCGGTTTCGACGGCCGCGCAGTTCACGTTCGTCGCGGAGTGCGACTTCACCGAGATCGTCCGGCACCGGGCGTCGGTCCGGGCGAAGGCCGAGGCGGCGGGCGTGCGCCTCACCTACCTCGCCTACGTCTTCCGCGCTCTGCCCCAGGTGCTCAGGGAGTTTCCGCTCCTCAACGCGACGCTCGACGAGGAGCGGCAGGAGATCGTCACCAAGGGCTACTGGCACCTCGGGCTCGCGACCAACACGGACGAAGGGCTGACGGTGCCGATTCTCCACGACGCCGACCGCTTCGGGCTGTTCGCGCTCGCGCGCGAAATCGAACGGTTGTCGGCCGCGGCGCGCGAGCACCGGCTCAAGCTCGAGGAACTGCACGGCGGCACGTTCACGGTGACGAGCACGGGAGCGAAGGGCGGCGTTCTGGCGACGCCCATCCTTCACCTGCCTCAGGTCGCGATCCTCGGCGTGCACGCGATCACGCGCCGGCCGGCGGTCGTGGACGAGCAGATCGTGATCCGCGATCTCGGCAACCTGTCGCTGTCCATGGACCACCGCGTCGTGGACGGCGCGGTGGGGGCCGACTTCCTGTACGCGCTGACCGACCGGCTGCAGGCGCCGGCGGCCTGGCTGAACGAGGGAGACCTGAGGTGA
- a CDS encoding alpha-ketoacid dehydrogenase subunit beta: MPQMTMVQAIQDALRVSLREDPRVVVLGEDVGLNGGVFRVTEGLQAEFGPERVADTPLAENGIVGGAIGMALYGMKPVAEIQFVDFIYPAFDQIVSEMAKLRWRSAGQYSCPVVVRAPYGGGIRGGLYHSQSPEAYFCHTSGLTVVIPSTPSDAKGLLLAALEGEDPVIFLEPKRLYRTVKEEVAEGRFTVPIGRARIAQAGEQATVLAYGAMVPVALEAATTAAGRGWSVEVVDLRTLLPLDTATMLASVRKTGRVVILHEAPRTCGYGAELAAIVAEQALTSLQAPVVRVTGYDTPFPFTLEHTYLPDANRVLAALEHVMSY, from the coding sequence ATGCCCCAGATGACGATGGTCCAGGCCATCCAGGACGCGTTGCGAGTCTCCCTTCGCGAGGATCCGCGCGTGGTGGTCCTGGGCGAGGACGTCGGCCTGAACGGCGGCGTGTTCCGCGTCACCGAGGGCCTGCAGGCGGAGTTCGGACCCGAACGGGTCGCCGACACGCCGCTCGCCGAGAACGGCATCGTCGGCGGAGCGATCGGCATGGCGCTTTACGGCATGAAGCCGGTCGCCGAGATCCAGTTCGTGGACTTCATCTACCCCGCCTTCGACCAGATCGTCAGCGAGATGGCGAAGCTGCGCTGGCGTTCGGCCGGGCAGTACTCCTGCCCCGTCGTGGTGCGGGCGCCCTACGGTGGCGGCATCCGCGGCGGGCTCTACCACTCGCAGAGCCCCGAGGCGTACTTCTGCCACACCAGCGGCCTCACGGTCGTGATTCCCTCCACGCCCTCCGACGCCAAGGGCCTGCTGCTGGCCGCGCTCGAGGGCGAGGATCCGGTCATCTTCCTCGAGCCCAAGCGCCTCTATCGCACCGTCAAGGAGGAGGTCGCCGAGGGCCGCTTCACGGTGCCGATCGGCCGGGCGCGGATCGCGCAGGCGGGCGAACAGGCCACCGTGCTCGCCTACGGCGCGATGGTGCCGGTCGCGCTCGAGGCGGCCACGACGGCGGCCGGACGCGGGTGGTCGGTGGAGGTCGTGGACCTGCGGACGCTGCTGCCGCTCGACACGGCGACGATGCTCGCGAGCGTCCGCAAGACCGGACGCGTCGTGATCCTGCACGAGGCGCCGCGCACGTGCGGCTACGGCGCCGAGCTCGCCGCGATCGTGGCCGAACAGGCGCTGACCTCCCTGCAGGCGCCCGTGGTGCGGGTGACCGGTTACGACACGCCGTTCCCGTTCACGCTCGAGCACACCTATCTGCCCGACGCCAACCGCGTGCTCGCGGCGCTCGAGCACGTGATGAGCTATTGA
- a CDS encoding Nramp family divalent metal transporter: MSEAHDRSLPEVHGSVAIPKTGSWLRRLIAFAGPAYLVSVGYMDPGNWATDIAGGARFGYQLVWVLLMSNLMAVLLQTLAARLGVVTGSDLAQACRDAYPRWVVMPLWILCELAIVACDLAEVLGAAIGLHLLTGIPLFWGVMITALDVLLLLALSRFGMRMLEAVIITLVATIGVCFAIEMFLSRPDVPAILASFLPRDSAGHPSLFARQPGGGLSVLGLNGESLYVAMGILGATVMPHNLYLHSALVQSRASAATLEGKRDACRMNLVDTVVALNAALFVNGAILVLAAATFHGAGHENVAGLAEAHGLLAPLLGTSLASTVFAIALLSSGQSSTITGTLAGQIVMEGFVRIRVRPWLRRLISRGLAIVPAALVIGLRGEQAVDSLLVLSQVVLSMQLSFAVVPLVVFTSDRRRMGEFANPAWVKALAIAVVVVIAGLNGKLVVDTVGGWAAASPGAWWVWGLALPLAAGLGLLLAYVALAPWLERRWPALLPEAAAAVHAIGSRIREEAGHAAEALHLGEPHAAPASPSPPSPLALQALGHRRIAIALERGRADRSVLEFLRSLEFQPGTELVFLHVVESAASRYLGEQSRDEEVREDEAALRVIAVAFASRGVQASVRLGHGDAKSEIARIVNEVGADLLVTGSHGHRGLHDVVYGATVSGVRHLVRCPVLTVPPTG; encoded by the coding sequence ATGAGCGAGGCGCACGACCGCTCGCTGCCCGAGGTGCATGGCAGCGTCGCGATTCCGAAGACGGGATCCTGGCTGCGTCGCTTGATCGCCTTCGCGGGCCCGGCGTACCTGGTCAGCGTCGGCTACATGGACCCGGGCAACTGGGCGACGGACATCGCGGGGGGCGCGCGCTTCGGCTACCAGCTCGTCTGGGTGCTGCTGATGAGCAACCTGATGGCGGTGCTGCTGCAGACGCTCGCCGCGCGCCTCGGCGTCGTCACCGGCAGCGACCTCGCCCAGGCCTGCCGCGACGCCTACCCGCGCTGGGTCGTGATGCCGCTGTGGATCCTGTGCGAACTCGCCATCGTCGCCTGCGACCTCGCTGAGGTGCTGGGCGCGGCGATCGGGCTGCACCTGCTCACCGGCATTCCGCTGTTCTGGGGCGTGATGATCACGGCGCTGGACGTGCTGCTGCTGCTCGCGCTGTCCCGCTTCGGCATGCGAATGCTCGAGGCGGTCATCATCACGCTGGTCGCGACCATCGGCGTGTGCTTCGCCATCGAGATGTTCCTCTCGCGTCCCGATGTTCCGGCCATTCTCGCCTCGTTCCTGCCGCGTGACTCCGCCGGGCACCCCAGCCTGTTCGCCCGCCAGCCGGGCGGGGGCCTGTCGGTGCTCGGGCTGAACGGCGAATCGCTGTACGTCGCGATGGGCATTCTCGGGGCGACGGTGATGCCGCACAATCTCTACCTGCACAGCGCCCTGGTGCAGAGTCGCGCGAGCGCCGCCACGCTCGAGGGCAAGCGCGACGCGTGCCGGATGAACCTCGTGGACACGGTGGTCGCGCTCAACGCGGCGCTGTTCGTGAACGGCGCGATCCTGGTGCTCGCGGCGGCGACCTTCCACGGCGCGGGCCACGAGAACGTCGCCGGGCTCGCCGAAGCGCACGGACTGCTCGCGCCGCTGCTGGGCACTTCGCTCGCCTCGACCGTGTTCGCGATCGCGCTGCTCAGCTCGGGCCAGTCGAGCACGATCACGGGAACGCTCGCCGGACAGATCGTGATGGAGGGATTCGTCCGCATCCGCGTGCGGCCGTGGCTGCGGCGGCTCATCAGCCGCGGGCTCGCGATCGTGCCGGCGGCGCTCGTCATCGGACTGCGCGGCGAGCAGGCGGTGGACAGCCTGCTGGTGCTCTCGCAGGTCGTGCTAAGCATGCAGCTGTCCTTCGCGGTCGTGCCGCTCGTCGTGTTCACGAGCGACCGGCGCCGCATGGGGGAGTTCGCGAACCCCGCGTGGGTGAAGGCGCTCGCGATCGCGGTCGTCGTCGTGATCGCGGGGCTGAACGGCAAGCTCGTCGTGGACACGGTGGGCGGCTGGGCCGCGGCCTCGCCGGGCGCCTGGTGGGTCTGGGGCCTGGCGCTGCCGCTGGCGGCCGGGCTCGGGCTGCTGCTGGCGTACGTCGCGCTGGCGCCGTGGCTCGAACGCCGCTGGCCGGCGCTGCTGCCCGAAGCCGCCGCCGCCGTGCACGCGATCGGCTCGCGCATTCGCGAGGAGGCCGGGCACGCCGCCGAAGCGCTGCACCTGGGCGAGCCGCACGCCGCGCCGGCCTCGCCGTCGCCACCCTCGCCGCTCGCCCTGCAGGCGCTGGGACACCGCCGAATCGCGATCGCGCTCGAGCGTGGTCGCGCCGACCGGAGCGTGCTCGAGTTCCTGCGCTCGCTCGAGTTCCAGCCGGGAACGGAACTGGTCTTCCTGCACGTCGTGGAGTCGGCGGCCAGCCGCTACCTGGGCGAGCAGAGCCGCGACGAGGAAGTGCGCGAGGACGAGGCCGCGCTGCGGGTCATCGCGGTCGCGTTCGCCTCGCGCGGCGTGCAGGCGAGCGTCCGGCTGGGGCACGGGGACGCCAAGTCGGAAATCGCCCGGATCGT
- a CDS encoding metal-dependent transcriptional regulator, which produces MTASLTRSRQDYLKALHDLGQDAPVTVTALARRLGVSAPSVTNMLARLAGERLVRLHRRGAARLSAVGERAALQVVRRHRILETFLVNVLGLDWADVHEDAEVLEHHVSDRVLGAIDRLCGHPSEDPHGHPIPDRHGRIARRALVPLASLRAGEKGVVREIRDRDVRRMVRWKAAGLVPGAAVRMRAVRSEDGVLEIEVAGSAFVSAGAAVDGVLVQLGRGRADA; this is translated from the coding sequence ATGACCGCCTCGTTGACGCGTTCGCGCCAGGATTACCTGAAGGCGCTGCACGACCTCGGGCAGGACGCTCCCGTGACGGTCACGGCGCTCGCGCGACGACTGGGCGTCTCGGCGCCGAGCGTCACGAACATGCTCGCGCGCCTGGCCGGCGAGCGGCTCGTGCGCCTGCATCGCCGCGGCGCGGCGCGGCTCTCGGCGGTGGGCGAGCGGGCGGCGCTGCAGGTGGTGCGCCGCCATCGCATCCTCGAGACGTTCCTCGTCAACGTGCTCGGGCTCGACTGGGCGGACGTGCACGAGGACGCCGAGGTGCTCGAGCACCACGTCAGCGACCGCGTGCTGGGAGCGATCGACCGGCTGTGCGGCCATCCGAGCGAGGATCCGCACGGGCACCCGATTCCCGATCGCCACGGGCGGATCGCGCGCCGCGCGCTCGTGCCGCTGGCCTCGCTGCGCGCGGGCGAGAAGGGCGTCGTGCGCGAGATCCGCGACCGCGACGTGCGCCGCATGGTGCGCTGGAAGGCCGCCGGGCTCGTGCCGGGCGCGGCGGTGCGCATGCGCGCGGTGCGGTCCGAGGACGGCGTGCTCGAGATCGAAGTCGCCGGCTCGGCGTTCGTCTCGGCCGGCGCGGCGGTGGACGGCGTCCTGGTGCAACTCGGACGGGGAAGGGCGGACGCATGA
- a CDS encoding PorV/PorQ family protein: MLRIRLTALALILSAGLAHAGIENAGTTAGNFLSVGTGAGILSMGGATLGAGRDLNAAAWNPAALGSMTSPEYALSHSALALDVSQDWLAASGRVGRSATRWAASVLYQSDGSFDGRDAFGAPTGSFNVSNMAFGLAFARPFSPDVTGGARVHLLHESLASASGSGFGLDLGVQARRGAFGFGAAARNLGGKMKYDSGSYDLPGVFGLGASWADESKGLRLALDANFPRAYYNDVRLGGEWMWQQRVALRAGYRLELGAGSGEPLGGPSFGLGTGVNGFWFDYAFLAGANEAQGAHRFGVTFHPAFFQQHGAAPRAGAGSSASEPVAASAPKRATPAPATKRGASTTQTPVATQDREVPKAKSAPVAAAAPPAPMPDLRVPEGGSSSSAAARTTAPAAASLAPSAAVQVTSLAKPEAPTAQVTSAATPAAPAAPVAGPAKPAQAADESASPGAPAIAKVAATPAPTVVVVRHAPEPARAAAKASGPRPASVTVQKNETLADIASRWGTSVAAIMMENNLVQTRVKPGQKLKLPKL, encoded by the coding sequence ATGCTTCGCATCCGCCTGACCGCGCTCGCGCTGATCCTTTCGGCGGGCCTCGCCCACGCCGGCATCGAGAACGCCGGGACCACCGCCGGGAACTTCCTGTCGGTCGGAACGGGTGCGGGCATCCTCTCGATGGGCGGCGCCACGCTCGGGGCGGGCCGCGATCTGAACGCGGCGGCGTGGAATCCGGCGGCGCTCGGTTCGATGACTTCGCCGGAGTACGCTCTCTCGCACTCGGCGCTGGCGCTCGACGTGTCGCAGGACTGGCTGGCCGCGAGTGGCCGTGTCGGCCGCAGCGCGACGCGCTGGGCGGCGAGCGTGCTCTACCAGAGCGACGGCTCGTTCGACGGTCGCGACGCCTTCGGCGCCCCGACCGGATCCTTCAACGTCTCGAACATGGCGTTCGGCCTCGCGTTCGCGCGGCCCTTCTCGCCCGATGTCACCGGCGGTGCGCGCGTGCACCTGCTGCACGAGAGCCTGGCGTCGGCCTCGGGCTCGGGCTTCGGCCTCGACCTCGGCGTTCAGGCGCGCCGCGGCGCGTTCGGATTCGGCGCCGCCGCCCGCAACCTCGGCGGGAAGATGAAGTACGACTCCGGCTCCTACGACCTGCCGGGCGTCTTCGGCCTCGGCGCCTCGTGGGCCGATGAGAGCAAGGGGCTGCGCCTGGCGCTGGACGCCAACTTCCCGCGCGCCTATTACAACGACGTGCGCCTGGGCGGTGAATGGATGTGGCAGCAGCGTGTGGCGCTGCGGGCCGGTTACCGCCTCGAGCTGGGCGCCGGAAGCGGCGAGCCTCTTGGAGGCCCGAGCTTCGGTCTCGGCACCGGTGTGAACGGCTTCTGGTTCGACTACGCGTTCCTCGCCGGGGCCAACGAGGCCCAGGGCGCGCACCGCTTCGGCGTCACGTTCCATCCGGCGTTCTTCCAGCAGCACGGAGCCGCACCGCGTGCGGGCGCCGGTTCCTCCGCGAGCGAACCCGTGGCCGCGTCGGCGCCGAAACGCGCGACTCCGGCGCCCGCGACGAAGCGCGGCGCCTCGACGACGCAGACACCCGTCGCCACGCAGGATCGTGAGGTCCCGAAGGCGAAGAGCGCTCCGGTCGCGGCCGCCGCGCCGCCCGCGCCGATGCCGGACCTCCGGGTGCCCGAGGGCGGAAGCTCGTCCTCGGCCGCCGCGCGCACGACCGCTCCGGCCGCCGCGTCGCTCGCTCCTTCGGCGGCGGTCCAGGTGACGAGCCTGGCGAAGCCCGAAGCCCCGACGGCCCAGGTCACGTCCGCCGCGACGCCCGCGGCGCCCGCGGCGCCTGTCGCCGGACCGGCGAAGCCCGCGCAGGCCGCCGACGAATCCGCGTCGCCGGGCGCGCCCGCGATCGCGAAGGTCGCGGCCACCCCGGCGCCCACCGTCGTCGTCGTGCGCCATGCGCCGGAGCCCGCGCGGGCGGCGGCGAAGGCTTCGGGACCGCGGCCGGCGAGCGTCACGGTTCAGAAGAACGAAACGCTGGCCGATATCGCAAGCCGGTGGGGAACCAGTGTCGCCGCCATCATGATGGAGAACAACCTGGTCCAGACGCGCGTCAAGCCGGGCCAGAAGCTCAAGCTGCCCAAACTCTAG
- a CDS encoding DUF190 domain-containing protein, whose amino-acid sequence MHIDGPGLRIRIYVGETDRWHGRPLYDALVIRAREMGLAGATVLRGVEGFGARSRLHTAKVLRLSENLPMIVEIVDREDRVRAFLAECDGMITDGLVTADPVEIVKYVASPPPQG is encoded by the coding sequence ATGCACATTGACGGTCCCGGACTGCGGATCCGCATCTACGTCGGCGAAACCGACCGCTGGCACGGGCGACCGCTCTACGACGCGCTCGTGATCCGCGCGCGGGAGATGGGGCTCGCCGGCGCGACGGTGTTGCGCGGCGTCGAGGGCTTCGGCGCGCGCAGTCGCCTGCACACGGCCAAGGTGCTGCGGCTGTCCGAGAACCTGCCCATGATCGTCGAGATCGTGGACCGCGAGGACCGCGTGCGTGCGTTCCTCGCCGAATGCGACGGGATGATCACCGACGGACTGGTGACGGCCGACCCGGTCGAGATCGTCAAGTACGTCGCGTCTCCCCCCCCGCAGGGCTGA
- a CDS encoding PilT/PilU family type 4a pilus ATPase: protein MNAPALERDDVLRRAVELGASDLIVTAGHPIMVQRAGLLEPLPGSEVLNPSATQAFGEAFLDPALRERFTRDLELDTRYYLPGVAHFRVNLFVQRGHWAAAVRIIPLHIPLPGEIGLAPHVVERLLGVTRGLVLVTGPTGSGKSTTIASLLEQLNTRGPRRHIITIEDPIEFVFEPRQAVIEQREVGLDTKTYARGLRGALRQLPHVIFVGEMRDLTSMSMALSAAETGNLVISTMATQSAAQTVTRIVDSFPPHQQPQIRAQLALTLRAVIAQQLLPRRDGRGRIAAREILFTTQAIQNLIRDDKVHQIPNVISTGLREDMLSMDDALAELVDRASVEYEAAHPYFTDTEKRAALQKRVYRTAPVAERA, encoded by the coding sequence ATGAACGCACCCGCGCTCGAAAGAGACGATGTCCTGCGACGAGCGGTCGAGCTCGGCGCGTCGGACCTGATCGTCACCGCCGGGCACCCGATCATGGTGCAGCGGGCCGGGTTGCTCGAACCGCTGCCGGGCTCGGAGGTGCTGAATCCCAGCGCGACGCAGGCCTTCGGCGAGGCGTTCCTGGACCCGGCGCTCCGCGAGCGCTTCACCCGCGACCTCGAGCTCGACACGCGCTACTACCTGCCCGGCGTGGCTCATTTCCGCGTGAACCTCTTCGTCCAGCGCGGGCACTGGGCCGCCGCCGTCAGGATCATCCCGCTGCACATTCCGCTCCCGGGCGAGATCGGTCTCGCGCCGCACGTCGTCGAGCGCCTGCTCGGGGTGACGCGCGGGCTGGTGCTGGTGACCGGACCGACGGGTTCGGGCAAGTCCACCACGATCGCGTCCCTGCTGGAGCAGCTGAATACCCGCGGACCGCGCCGGCACATCATCACCATCGAGGACCCGATCGAGTTCGTCTTCGAGCCCCGGCAGGCGGTCATCGAGCAGCGCGAGGTCGGCCTGGACACGAAGACCTACGCGCGCGGCCTGCGCGGCGCCCTCCGCCAGCTGCCGCACGTGATCTTCGTCGGCGAGATGCGCGACCTGACCAGCATGAGCATGGCGCTGTCCGCGGCCGAGACCGGCAACCTCGTCATCTCGACCATGGCGACGCAGTCGGCGGCGCAGACCGTCACCCGCATCGTGGACTCGTTCCCTCCCCATCAGCAGCCGCAGATCCGCGCCCAGCTCGCGCTGACGCTGCGGGCCGTGATCGCGCAGCAGCTCCTTCCCCGCCGTGACGGCCGGGGGCGCATCGCCGCGCGCGAGATCCTGTTCACCACCCAGGCGATCCAGAACCTGATCCGCGACGACAAGGTCCACCAGATTCCGAACGTCATCTCGACCGGGCTGCGCGAGGACATGCTGTCCATGGACGACGCGCTCGCCGAGCTGGTGGATCGCGCCAGCGTCGAGTACGAGGCCGCCCACCCCTACTTCACCGACACCGAGAAGCGGGCCGCGCTGCAGAAGCGCGTGTACCGCACCGCGCCGGTGGCGGAGCGGGCCTGA
- a CDS encoding 3-methyl-2-oxobutanoate dehydrogenase, whose translation MHRHMLMMRTMDQRMLSLQRQGRIGFYGLTTGQEASVTGSAYPLRAADWIFPALRETGVSMWRGTTVKEVVCQLIGNSADVLIGRQMPMHFSDRRVNSVAWSSVIGTQLVHAMGAAWAAKLRGTDDVMVGYIGDGGTSSSDFHAAMNFAAVKKVPCVFFCQNNQWAISVPLSSQTASSSLVIKAAAYGMPGIRVDGNDLLAVIAAMREAVDRARSGGGPTFVESVTFRMGGHSSSDDPTRYRDAELVKTWERRDPIARFGAYLRSRGLLADADLEAWSAELNDEISRAVTEAEAAGPPAIETLFTDVYASVPAHLQEQMKYALSLGHGTKFEGAFPL comes from the coding sequence ATGCACCGGCACATGCTGATGATGCGCACCATGGACCAGCGCATGCTTTCGCTGCAGCGCCAGGGCCGCATCGGCTTCTACGGCCTGACGACGGGCCAGGAAGCCAGCGTCACGGGCTCGGCGTATCCGCTGCGCGCCGCGGACTGGATCTTTCCCGCCCTGCGCGAGACGGGCGTCTCGATGTGGCGCGGCACGACCGTGAAGGAGGTCGTCTGCCAGCTCATCGGCAACTCGGCGGACGTGCTGATCGGCCGGCAGATGCCGATGCATTTCAGCGACCGGCGCGTGAACTCGGTCGCCTGGTCGAGCGTCATCGGCACGCAGCTCGTGCACGCGATGGGGGCGGCCTGGGCCGCGAAGCTGCGCGGCACGGACGACGTGATGGTCGGCTACATCGGCGACGGCGGCACCTCGTCGTCCGATTTCCATGCGGCGATGAACTTCGCCGCCGTGAAGAAGGTGCCGTGCGTGTTCTTCTGCCAGAACAACCAGTGGGCGATTTCGGTGCCGCTGTCGTCGCAGACGGCCTCGAGCAGCCTGGTGATCAAGGCGGCCGCCTACGGCATGCCCGGCATCCGCGTGGACGGCAACGACCTGCTGGCGGTGATCGCCGCGATGCGCGAGGCGGTGGATCGCGCCCGTTCGGGCGGGGGCCCGACCTTCGTCGAGTCGGTGACGTTTCGCATGGGCGGGCACTCCTCGAGCGACGACCCGACCCGCTACCGCGACGCGGAGCTGGTGAAGACATGGGAACGGCGCGATCCGATCGCGCGCTTCGGCGCCTACCTGCGCTCGCGCGGCCTGCTCGCCGACGCCGACCTCGAAGCGTGGTCGGCCGAGCTGAACGACGAGATTTCGCGGGCGGTGACCGAGGCCGAGGCCGCCGGCCCGCCGGCGATCGAGACGCTCTTCACCGACGTCTACGCCTCGGTGCCCGCGCACCTGCAGGAGCAGATGAAGTACGCGCTCTCGCTCGGCCACGGGACGAAGTTCGAGGGGGCGTTCCCGCTGTGA
- a CDS encoding PorV/PorQ family protein produces the protein MMRRARTRPAAITALALFLVLPLAHARRARAGDEAAGTRVGGFLATDPGPAVVGRGGTGFAFGGDLQSAALNPAALAGLSTGNFAFSHAALANDAAHDWAAFGGRVGRSAVRWGMSGILRSEGTIEGRDAANQPTTTDEARSWALALQLARPLGRNLVVGGAARWVGERIGESGGDGLAFDAGAQLRAGALSAGLSARNFGGGMNWGGQRWRMPASLGAGVALEHAASGMRLLLDLAAPSDYYRSLRAGAEWRWRGRFALRAGYRRELGAPADDRLNGPAFGFGAGLGSMWLDYGYVASPDGESVHRVGLDLRRLASPASAPAEAAVPERK, from the coding sequence ATGATGCGTCGCGCACGGACGCGCCCGGCCGCGATCACCGCTCTCGCGTTGTTCCTCGTGCTGCCGCTCGCGCACGCACGGCGCGCGCGCGCGGGCGATGAGGCCGCGGGCACGCGCGTGGGCGGCTTCCTCGCGACCGATCCTGGCCCGGCCGTGGTGGGACGCGGCGGCACCGGTTTCGCGTTCGGCGGCGACCTGCAGTCGGCCGCGCTCAACCCGGCCGCGCTCGCGGGCCTTTCCACGGGCAACTTCGCGTTCTCGCACGCGGCGCTCGCCAACGATGCCGCTCACGACTGGGCCGCGTTCGGCGGCCGCGTGGGCCGAAGCGCCGTGCGCTGGGGCATGAGCGGCATCCTGCGCAGCGAGGGCACGATCGAGGGCCGCGACGCCGCCAACCAGCCGACGACCACGGACGAGGCGCGCAGCTGGGCGCTCGCGCTGCAGCTCGCGCGTCCGCTCGGGCGCAACCTGGTCGTGGGCGGCGCCGCCCGCTGGGTGGGCGAACGCATCGGCGAGAGTGGCGGCGACGGTCTGGCCTTCGACGCCGGAGCGCAACTGCGCGCGGGCGCGCTGAGTGCCGGACTCTCGGCGCGGAACTTCGGCGGCGGCATGAACTGGGGCGGCCAGCGCTGGCGCATGCCCGCGAGCCTCGGCGCCGGCGTCGCGCTGGAGCACGCCGCGAGCGGGATGCGGCTGCTGCTCGACCTCGCGGCCCCTTCGGACTACTACCGCAGCCTGCGCGCCGGCGCCGAATGGCGATGGCGCGGCCGATTCGCACTGCGCGCCGGCTACCGCCGCGAACTGGGAGCGCCGGCCGACGATCGGTTGAACGGCCCGGCCTTCGGGTTCGGCGCCGGCCTCGGCTCGATGTGGCTCGATTACGGCTACGTCGCGTCGCCGGACGGCGAGTCCGTCCACCGGGTCGGGCTGGATCTGCGCCGGCTCGCCTCGCCCGCTTCCGCGCCGGCCGAGGCGGCGGTCCCCGAGCGAAAGTAG